From one Tetragenococcus osmophilus genomic stretch:
- a CDS encoding lactonase family protein, producing MLEKILLGTYTRGESKGVYSAQLDTESKKLSNLTLAAKETSPTYLAKSKADYLYTVTTIDDKGGVAAYDPSFNYLNAVTEEGAPLCYVAVDNDRQLVYGANYHKGEVNVYQILEDGSLKASDAVYHDEPTGPHENQDHAHAHYANLAPDNRLVVCDLGTDRIYTYDVSEDGKLTEVAVFEAPAGTGPRHLTFHPNEKYAYLFGELDSTVTILSYDKATGQFSQEGKISTLPEDYHDFNGGAAIRITSDGKFLYVSNRGHNSITVFTVNNDGNCLSFLQNIESQGDFPRDFNLDPTEKFIVCGHQKSDNLSLFERNELTGELKLISSDFYAPECVCVLFD from the coding sequence ATGCTTGAAAAAATATTATTAGGAACTTATACCAGAGGAGAAAGTAAGGGCGTCTATTCGGCTCAATTAGATACAGAAAGTAAAAAATTGTCGAATCTAACTCTTGCTGCAAAAGAAACAAGTCCTACGTATTTAGCTAAAAGTAAAGCTGATTATCTTTATACTGTAACGACTATAGATGATAAAGGCGGTGTTGCTGCTTACGACCCATCTTTTAACTACTTAAATGCAGTTACTGAAGAAGGTGCCCCTTTATGTTACGTAGCTGTTGATAATGACCGTCAGCTTGTATATGGAGCCAATTATCATAAAGGTGAAGTTAATGTTTATCAAATTTTAGAAGATGGTTCGCTAAAAGCAAGTGACGCAGTTTACCATGATGAACCAACAGGCCCTCATGAAAACCAAGATCATGCACATGCACACTATGCAAATTTAGCTCCTGATAATCGTCTTGTCGTCTGCGATCTAGGGACTGATCGTATTTATACTTATGATGTTTCTGAAGATGGAAAATTAACAGAAGTGGCTGTATTTGAAGCTCCAGCCGGCACCGGTCCTCGTCACTTAACTTTCCACCCAAATGAAAAATATGCTTATCTTTTTGGCGAGTTAGATAGTACAGTAACAATCTTGTCTTACGACAAAGCAACAGGACAATTTAGTCAAGAAGGGAAAATATCTACCCTACCAGAAGATTACCATGATTTTAATGGCGGAGCAGCTATTCGTATTACATCAGATGGTAAATTTTTGTATGTTTCCAATCGTGGTCATAATTCAATTACTGTCTTTACTGTTAACAATGATGGAAACTGTTTAAGCTTTCTCCAAAATATAGAAAGCCAAGGAGATTTCCCTCGTGACTTTAATTTAGACCCTACAGAGAAATTTATTGTCTGTGGACATCAAAAATCTGACAATCTTTCATTATTTGAACGCAATGAGCTAACAGGTGAACTAAAGCTCATCAGTAGCGATTTCTACGCTCCTGAGTGCGTATGTGTATTGTTTGATTAA